The Bacillaceae bacterium S4-13-56 sequence GATCAGTAGGTGAAATACGGAAATTAGTAGATCAGTTTCAAATAGGCAACCATAATTCTGACAAAAAAACGCTAACTTATGCGGAGTATATCCCTAAGAAGGGTAATCAACAAAAACATCCATTGTTCATTTGGTTACATGGTGCTGGTGAAGGTGGGACTGATCCAACAGTAGCCATTGGTGGAACTAAGGTAGTTAACTTTAACACAGAAGAAATTCAAGACCATCTTCATAACGCTTACATACTAGTCCCTCAAACGCATGGGTTTTGGATGGAGGGGTTCATTGGATTTGGAGATGGGACTTCTATTTATCAAGAGGCACTTATGTCTTTGATTGAAGAATATATGGCTAGCCACCTAGATATTGATCCCAATCGTATTTATATTGGGGGTTACTCCAATGGTGGTTACATGACGATGTTGATGCTTCGAGATTATCCGGATTTTTTTGCGGCGGGTCTGCCTACCTGTGAGGCTTTACGGGATGATTTAATAACAAAAAAAGACATTTCAAATTTAGCAAAGACCCCCATATGGTTTGTCCATGCAAAAAATGATTCCACTGTAGATCCTATCCAAACGGTTCTTCCAATTTATAAGCGGTTATTAGCTATTGGGGCACATGTCCATTTAAGCTTATATGATCGTATTGTAGATAAAACAGGATTGTATAAGGATGGAGAGGGTAATCCCTATGAATATGATGGTCATTTTTCTTGGATCCATGTGTATAACAATAACCCGATTATAACGTTAAATGGAGATAAACTGACAATCATGGAGTGGCTGGGCAACCAATCCCTTTCCGTATGATAGGTGTGTGTATTGAAAAACAATAAGAAACGACTGAATCAAATATGTATTGAATCAGCCGTCTTTTATTAATTAAAAATATTTATGCACCGAACGACCGGCTCTTTCGTTGCCAGCCTTTTTCAATTCGAAGAAATAAGCGAGTCCTGGACACACTGTAAATAATGAGAGCCACCCAAATAAAAGTGAAGGAAACCATATGGACATTTGTAAAAGGTTCTCCATAGAGAAAAACTCCGAATATCAGCATTAAGGTTGGTGCAATATATTGAAGAAATCCAACCATTGATAATGGAATTCGTTTAGCACCACTAGCAAATAACAATAATGGAATGGCAGTTGCAACCCCGCCTCCTAGTAAAAGAAGTGTATCTGGTGTACTTCCCCCAAATACACCACCGCCAATTATAGCTATGTAGGTGAGAGCAATAGGCGTAACAATCATTGTTTCAATAGCAAGCCCGAATAAAGATTCAAGTGGCACAAGCTTTTTTAATAGTCCATACATTCCGAAACTAAAGGCTAGCAATAAGGCAATCCATGGAAAAGAATCAAAATGTAACGTCATATAACCAACACCAATAGCTGCTAGAGAGAAAGAAATATATTGGAAAGGACTTAATTTTTCTTTTAATACGATCATTCCAAGAAGAATGCTTAGTAAAGGATTAATATAATAACCTAAACTAACCTCTATCACATGATTGGAATTGACTGCCCATATGTAAGTAAACCAGTTCATGGTTATAAACAAAGAGGCAAGTGTGATTCCAATCGCTTTTTTCTTGTTTTTAATAATGGCACGGCATTCTTTTTTGAAAGCATCCCATCTTTTGATAGAAAAAATGAGAATAATTACAAAGCCAAGAGACCAAATAATTCGGTGGGCGAGAATTTCCCAAGCTGAAATCTCGTTCATAAGCTTCCAATATAGAGGGAGCAGGCCCCACAATAAATAGGAACTCGCTGTGTAGAGTATTCCTAATTTGTTTTCATCCATCATTGTTGATCTCCTATCTTTACCGATTGCATTTCATAAGAACATACCTAGTGTAGAAGGGAATGGAAGAAAAAGCAATTACGAACACTCATGAAACTTTTGTTAAGGTGGGGTATAATAAAGTGAAACTTCAATCAGTAGGGGATCCCCCACTGATTGATAGCTGAACCAATCGGGCATTTACAGGCGGTTTATCCCCCACCTACTCTTTACGTTTCACATAAGACTTGAGGTGGGGTATTATTGCCCGTTAATGCGGGATAAATGCGCATACAGAAAAAAGGGGTGTTATCATGTCTAAATATCAACCGGTCTGGGACCTAGAAGTATTTTTTGAAGGAGGCAGTTCATCTAAAGAATTTCAAACTTACCTTTCTTCATTAGAAAAAGAGATGAGTCAACTAAAGAAGATTGTTGAGGATTGGGATCAACCTAGTAGTGCGGAAGATGTCGGATCTCTACAACAGATTATTAAGTTATTATCTGGCATAACCACTAAATTGAGTGAAAGCTCAGCTTTTGTAAGCTGTCTTCATGCGCAAAATGTCCACGACAAGCAAGCTGGGTTGCTCCGCGCGAAGCTCAATCAATTTTATGCACAATACGCTACCATTTTAACGATGTTTGATGAAAAACTAGTACATATCGATTCATCCGTGTGGGAAGAGTTGTTAGAATCACCAGCATTAGAATCTTTATCTTTCGTTTTAAATGAGCGTCGAGATAAGGCTCAAGAGAAACTTTCTTTAAAACAAGAAGCATTGATTAATGACTTAGCAGTAGATGGTTACCATGGTTGGAGCCAAATGTACGATGTCATTGTAGGGAGTATGACGATTCCTTTTGAAGAAAACGGAGATGTAAAGCAACTTTCTGTTGGTCAGGCTGCAAACAAACTTAGCTCTGCCAATCGTGAAATTCGACAACAAGTTTTTGAAAAATTATCCGAGGCATGGGCTGAAAAAAGTGACTTATTTGGGGAAACGTTAAACCACCTAGCTGGCTTTCGTCTTCAAACCTATAATCATCGGAAATGGGAGGACGTATTAAAGGAGCCTCTCGATTACAACCGCATGTCAGATAAGACGCTAACAACCATGTGGGATACGATTTCTCAAAATAAAGCACCACTAGTTAAATATATAGAACGGAAAGCTCAGCTACTTGGTTTGGAAAAGCTCGATTGGTATGACGTGGGAGCACCTATTGCAAAAACAGAAAATACGATGTCCTATGATGAGGGAGCAGATTTTATTTTAGAGCAGTTCCGAAAATTCGGACCTAAAATGGCTGAGTTTACAAAAGGGGCCTTTGAGAATCGTTGGATTGAAGCGGAGGATCGCCCTGGTAAACGCCCAGGAGGATTTTGTACCAGCTTCCCAGATAGTAAGCAAACACGAATCTTTATGACATACTCTGGATCCGCATCGAATGTATCCACTCTCGCTCATGAACTTGGTCATG is a genomic window containing:
- a CDS encoding prolyl oligopeptidase family serine peptidase produces the protein MASKRNTTHVYITVVEIEDWGPAVTKVIIDLGKKIPLNEVKKDTFKVHVTRSDERLSKPFLEEGNRKVSGAYVSDNKGNQLVCGTSNYVAIEMEIGPTIRLGSPMNYDGEGSGYNHWIQYEVTIYQVEDIVTHGEVIKDLIINRSVGEIRKLVDQFQIGNHNSDKKTLTYAEYIPKKGNQQKHPLFIWLHGAGEGGTDPTVAIGGTKVVNFNTEEIQDHLHNAYILVPQTHGFWMEGFIGFGDGTSIYQEALMSLIEEYMASHLDIDPNRIYIGGYSNGGYMTMLMLRDYPDFFAAGLPTCEALRDDLITKKDISNLAKTPIWFVHAKNDSTVDPIQTVLPIYKRLLAIGAHVHLSLYDRIVDKTGLYKDGEGNPYEYDGHFSWIHVYNNNPIITLNGDKLTIMEWLGNQSLSV
- the rarD gene encoding EamA family transporter RarD; translation: MMDENKLGILYTASSYLLWGLLPLYWKLMNEISAWEILAHRIIWSLGFVIILIFSIKRWDAFKKECRAIIKNKKKAIGITLASLFITMNWFTYIWAVNSNHVIEVSLGYYINPLLSILLGMIVLKEKLSPFQYISFSLAAIGVGYMTLHFDSFPWIALLLAFSFGMYGLLKKLVPLESLFGLAIETMIVTPIALTYIAIIGGGVFGGSTPDTLLLLGGGVATAIPLLLFASGAKRIPLSMVGFLQYIAPTLMLIFGVFLYGEPFTNVHMVSFTFIWVALIIYSVSRTRLFLRIEKGWQRKSRSFGA
- a CDS encoding M3 family oligoendopeptidase — translated: MSKYQPVWDLEVFFEGGSSSKEFQTYLSSLEKEMSQLKKIVEDWDQPSSAEDVGSLQQIIKLLSGITTKLSESSAFVSCLHAQNVHDKQAGLLRAKLNQFYAQYATILTMFDEKLVHIDSSVWEELLESPALESLSFVLNERRDKAQEKLSLKQEALINDLAVDGYHGWSQMYDVIVGSMTIPFEENGDVKQLSVGQAANKLSSANREIRQQVFEKLSEAWAEKSDLFGETLNHLAGFRLQTYNHRKWEDVLKEPLDYNRMSDKTLTTMWDTISQNKAPLVKYIERKAQLLGLEKLDWYDVGAPIAKTENTMSYDEGADFILEQFRKFGPKMAEFTKGAFENRWIEAEDRPGKRPGGFCTSFPDSKQTRIFMTYSGSASNVSTLAHELGHAFHQHVMNDLEPLNQDYAMNVAETASTFAEMIVADAAVKNASSEEERLALLEDKLQRNVALLMNIHARFLFETKFYEERKKGVVSVEQLNSFMENAQKEAYCDALGSYEPHFWASKLHFHISDVPFYNFPYTFGFLFSLGIYAKAMEEGQAFEDKYIALLQDTGRMKVEDLAKKHLDVDLEQPEFWEKAIELCINDVEEFLQLTEEK